The nucleotide sequence TGAAGACGATCGGCGAGCACGGGATCGTCCCGTTCGACATGCTGGTCGGGAACCTGTACCCCTTCGAGGCGACGATCGCACGCTCCGGATGCACGCGGGAGGAGGCGATCGAGAACATCGACATCGGCGGGCCTTCGATGCTGCGGTCCGCCGCGAAAAACTGCCAGTCGGTCGCGGTGGTGTGTGACCCCGCGGACTACCCCCCGATTCTCGCGCAGATGAAGAAGAACGCGGGAAACCTCGACGAGAAAACCATGGAGGAGCTCGGGCGGAAGGCGTTCGCCTTGACCGCCCGGTACGACGCGGCGATCTCGAACTACCTCGGCGCGGGAGAGGCGGGCGCGGATCCGTTCCCCGTGACCTTCTCGGGCCAGTGGCGGAAGCTCCAGGGTCTCCGGTACGGGGAAAATCCGCACCAGGCGGCGGCGTTCTACGCCGACACCGTGCTGCCCGACGAGCCGACGCTGGGAGGCGCGCAACAGATGCAGGGGAAGGAGCTTTCCTACAACAATATCGTCGACATCGACGCGGCGCTGCAACTCGCCCTCGAATTCTCCATCCCCGCCGCGGTCGTCGTCAAGCACACGAATCCCTCCGGCGTGGGGGTATCGAAGCGCCGCCTTCCCGACGCCTTCAAGAAGGCGCGCGAGTGCGACCCCATCTCCGCCTACGGCGGCGTGATCGGCTTCAACCGGCCGGTGAACGCCGAGACGGCCCGGGAAATCGCCAACACCTTCTTCGAGGCGATCATCGCTCCCTCCTACGACAGGGAGGCGCGGAAGGTCCTCTCGGTGAAGAAGAACCTCCGCGTGCTGGCCACGGGCGGCGTGTTCCGGTGGTCCGACGCCCGGATGTTCGAAATGAAGCGGGTCAGCGGCGGGCTTCTCCTGCAGACGGGCGACCGGCACGTGCTCGACCCGAAGGACCTGAAGGTGGTGACGAAGCGGAAACCGACCGCGGACGAACTCGAGGCGATGCTGTTCGCGTGGAAGGTGTGCAAGCACGTGAAATCGAACGCGATCGTCTACGCGATGAAGGACCGCACCGTCGGTGTGGGGGCGGGGCAGATGAGCCGGGTCGACTCGGCGAAGATCGCGGTGATGAAGGCACGGCACCCCACGAAGGGGACCGTCGTCGCCTCCGACGCCTTCTTCCCGTTCCGGGACGGCCTCGACGTGGCCGCCGAGGCGGGGGCCACGGCGGCGATCCAGCCGGGGGGATCGGTTCGCGACGCGGAAGCGATCGCCGCGGCCGACGAGCACGGGATGGCGATGGTGTTCACCGGGGTCCGGCACTTCCGGCATTAGAAGGTCAGCCTCCTTATCCCAGCGAAGCGGAGGAAGATGGAATGGGAATTTCCGTCCTCATCGTCGGCGGCGGCGGTCGCGAGCACGCGCTGGCCTGGAAGATCGCGAAAAGCCCCCTCGTGTCGAAGATCTACGCCGCCCCCGGAAACCCCGGAATCGCGCGGAACGCGGAGTGCATCTCCCTGGCGGTGGACGACCTCGACGGGCTGCGGAAGTTCGCGGTGTCGAAGAAGATCGACCTGACCGTGGTCGGCCCCGAGGCCCCGCTGGCGGCGGGACTGACCGACCTGCTCGCGAAGGAGGGCCTCCTCGTCTGCGGCCCGGACCGCGCGGGTGCGCAGATGGAGGGGTCCAAGGTCTTCATGAAGACCATCCTCTCGAAGTACGGCATCCCGACGGCCTCCTTCAAGGTGTTCGACGAGTACGACGAGGCGGAGCAATATCTCCTCACCCACCGGCTGCCGGTGGTCGTCAAGGCGGACGGGCTCGCGGCGGGGAAGGGCGTCGCCGTCGCACAGACGTTCGAAGCGGCGATCGCGTTCCTGAAGGACGTGATGGAGCGGCGGGTATTCGGCGCCGCGGGGGAGCGCGTCGTGATCGAGGAGTGCCTGCCGGGCGAGGAGGCGTCGTACATCGTCTTCACCGACGGCCACGAGTTCGTACCGCTTCCTTCCTCGCAGGACCACAAGAGGATCGGGGACAACGATTCCGGGCCCAACACCGGCGGGATGGGGGCGTATTCCCCTGCGCCCGTCGTGACGCCCGAGGTCGAGGCGCGGGTACATCGCGAGATTTTCGAGCCGCTGCTGGCGGGTCTTCGCGCCGAGGGGATCGTCTTCCGCGGCATCCTGTATGCGGGGCTCATGATCGAGCGGGGGGTCCCGCGGGTCCTCGAGTTCAACGTCCGCTTCGGCGACCCCGAGGCGCAGCCGCTCTTCCTTCGCCTGAAAAGCGATCTCGTCCCGCTGCTCCTGCAGTGCGCGCGGGGAAAAATCATCGATGCGAAGATGGAGATCGACCCGAGGCCGACGGTCTGCGTCGTGATGTCCTCCGGCGGCTATCCGGGGAGTTACGAGAAGGGGCACCCCATCGGGGGGATCGAGGACGCGGAGAAAGAGGAAGGCGTGGTGGTGTTCCACTCCGGTACCGCGATGAAGGAGGGACGCCTGGTGACCCACGGGGGGCGCATTCTCGGCGTCACCGCGATCGGCGGAACGCTGAAAGAGGCGATCGCCCGCGCATACCGCGCCGTGGACAAGATCCACTGGGAAGGCGCCTACTGGCGCACCGACATCGGGCGGAAGGCGCTGGCGCGGGGAAACGCATGATGGAGGGGAAGGTCCTGATCCTGATGGGAAGCGCCTCCGACGCGGAGACGATGCGGGCGACGGTGGAGGTGTTGTCGGGCTACGGGATCCCGTCCGAGATGACCGTCACCTCCGCGCATCGCTCGCCGGGCCGGACCCGGTCACTGGCCCGCAGCGCGGAGAAGGAAGGGTTCTCGGTCATCATCGCCGGGGCGGGGGCCGCGGCGCACCTCGCCGGGTGCGTGGCCGCCGAGACGGTGCTCCCGGTGATCGGCGTTCCGCTGGCCGGGTCGCCCCTCTGCGGGTTCGACGCCCTGCTCTCGACCGTCCAGATGCCTGCGGGCGTGCCGGTGGCGACCGTTGCCGTGGGAAAGGCGGGGGCCCGGAACGCCGGGCACCTTGCCGCGCAGATCCTTTCCCTTTCGTCCCCGAAGCTTCGCGCGAAGATCCGCGCCGGCCGGAAAGCGATGGCGGACGCCGTCGAGAAGGCCGCGAAGCGGCTCCCATGATCCCCACAAGGGGGCGCATCCCATGGCCATCCCTTGCCGGCGCAGAGAGGCGGGACGCTCCTCGCGGGGGGCGCCCGGCATGACGCGCCTGGTCCTCCTCGACGCCGATCGTTCCGACAGGCCGGCGATTCCGAAACCGCGGCTCCCCGGGGAGGTGATCGCTTCGCTGCGCGCCGGGGGGGTGGTGATCTTCCCCACCGACACCTTGTACGGGCTCGGGGCGGACCCGTGCTCGGAAGCGGGACTCGACCGGTTGTTCGCCGCCAAGGTACGGGACCGGGGGAAGCCGATCCCGCTCCTCCTTTCGGGGGGGGAACAGGTCGACCGATGGGCGCGGCATGTTCCTCCCGCCGCCGCCCGCCTCATGGGCCGGTACTGGCCCGGCCCCCTCACGCTGGTGCTCCCCGCGGATCCGGGAGTGCACCCGGCCGTGACCGGCGGGGGAGATACGGTGGGGCTGCGCGTCCCCGACCACCCCGTCCCGCGGGCGCTGGCGGCCGGGCTCTCCGGCGCGATCACCGGCACGTCGGCGAACCGGTCCGGGAACCCCGGGGCGTGGGTGTCCGCCGAGGAGATCGTCCGGGAATTCACCGGGGAGGTCGACTGGGTCTTGTGGGGGGGGGGAGCGGCCGGCGACGGGGGCCGGGAAAGGGGAGGAAACTCCCCCGGATCGACCGTGGTGAGGATGATCGACGACCACCCGGTCCTGTTGAGGGAGGGGGTTCTCCCGTTTCGCGACATCGTCGAATTCCTGCAGAGAGGGTGACGCCATGGCCGAAGTGAAACCGTTCCGGGGGATTCATTACGACGTGAAGCGCGTGGGAGACTTGACCCGGGTGGTGGCGCCGCCGTACGACGTCCTCTCCCCGGAGGAGCAGGATGCCCTCCACCGCCGCCACCCCCGCAACATCGTCTGGATCGATTTCGGGAAGGCGAAGGATGGGGACGGTCCGGGATCGGACAAGTACACCCGGGCGGCGGCCCTGTTCCATGAATGGCAGGCCGAGGGGACGCTGGTCCGCGACCCGCTTCCGGCCCTCTACTACTATGAACAGGAGTTCACGATCCCGGGAAAGGGGACCTTCGTGCGGAAAGGGTTCCTCGGGGCGCTGAAATTATCGCCCTTCGGCGAGGGGATCGTCTTTCCCCACGAGCGGACCCTTGCCAAGCCCAAGGCGGACCGTCTCGCGCTGATGCGGATGACGGACGCCCACATGAGCCCCATCTTCGGCCTCTACTCCGATCCCGGGAACACGGTCCTGAACAACCTGCGCGCGGGGATATCCGCCGTCCCCGACCTGGCCGCCGTCGACGACCTCGGCGTGAAGCATCGCGTCTGGACCGTCACGCAGCCGAAGGCGATCCTCGGCGCCGTCGAGACGATGGAGGACAAGGGAGTCTTCATCGCCGACGGGCATCATCGGTACGAGACCGCCCTTGCCTTCCGCGACGAGATGCGCGCCACGCATGGCGTGAACCCGGGCGCGGCGTACGAGCACGTCCTGATGTTCCTGTGCAACATGGACGACGAGGGGATCGTCATCCTCCCCACCCACCGCGGGATCCACTCCTTGCAGGATTTCTCCTCCGGCGGTTTCCTCGAGAAGGTGCGCGCGCAGCTCCCGGTCGAAACGCGTGACGGGTCGTCCGAGGATGCGATGCGGGCGGTGGAGGCGGCGGGCCGCGACGGGAAGGCGATCGGATGGAGCGCAGGCGACCACCGGTTCCACCTGGTCACGTTCCCCGACCTGCAGGCGTTCTGCGACCGGCGCCTTTCGAAGTTCCCTCCGCAGCTGCGAACGCTCGACGTCGTTCTATTGCACGGCTACCTGTTCGAGCAGCTGCTGGGGATCTCTCCCGAGGCCGTAACGGCGGGGCGGTGCGTAAAGTATTACAAGGACCCCGCGAAGGCGACCGCGGATCTCGCCTCCGGGGCGATCCAGGCCGCCTTCTTCCTGAACCCCGTGTCGGTCGACGAGTTCCGCGACGTTTCCCTCTCCGGCCACGTCCTCCCGCAGAAGTCGACCTTCTTTTATCCTAAAATCGGGACGGGACTTCTCATCTTCCCCGTGGCGGCGGACGACCGCGTACCGGGGTAAGTGTCCCAGGTCATCAATACGGCGACGT is from Deltaproteobacteria bacterium CG2_30_66_27 and encodes:
- a CDS encoding bifunctional phosphoribosylaminoimidazolecarboxamide formyltransferase/IMP cyclohydrolase, coding for MARIHRAIVSVSDKTGVARFCSALSRLGVELYASGGTAKLLREKKVPVRLIEEYTGFPEMLDGRVKTLNPKIHGGLLALRGNPAHMKTIGEHGIVPFDMLVGNLYPFEATIARSGCTREEAIENIDIGGPSMLRSAAKNCQSVAVVCDPADYPPILAQMKKNAGNLDEKTMEELGRKAFALTARYDAAISNYLGAGEAGADPFPVTFSGQWRKLQGLRYGENPHQAAAFYADTVLPDEPTLGGAQQMQGKELSYNNIVDIDAALQLALEFSIPAAVVVKHTNPSGVGVSKRRLPDAFKKARECDPISAYGGVIGFNRPVNAETAREIANTFFEAIIAPSYDREARKVLSVKKNLRVLATGGVFRWSDARMFEMKRVSGGLLLQTGDRHVLDPKDLKVVTKRKPTADELEAMLFAWKVCKHVKSNAIVYAMKDRTVGVGAGQMSRVDSAKIAVMKARHPTKGTVVASDAFFPFRDGLDVAAEAGATAAIQPGGSVRDAEAIAAADEHGMAMVFTGVRHFRH
- a CDS encoding phosphoribosylamine--glycine ligase is translated as MSVLIVGGGGREHALAWKIAKSPLVSKIYAAPGNPGIARNAECISLAVDDLDGLRKFAVSKKIDLTVVGPEAPLAAGLTDLLAKEGLLVCGPDRAGAQMEGSKVFMKTILSKYGIPTASFKVFDEYDEAEQYLLTHRLPVVVKADGLAAGKGVAVAQTFEAAIAFLKDVMERRVFGAAGERVVIEECLPGEEASYIVFTDGHEFVPLPSSQDHKRIGDNDSGPNTGGMGAYSPAPVVTPEVEARVHREIFEPLLAGLRAEGIVFRGILYAGLMIERGVPRVLEFNVRFGDPEAQPLFLRLKSDLVPLLLQCARGKIIDAKMEIDPRPTVCVVMSSGGYPGSYEKGHPIGGIEDAEKEEGVVVFHSGTAMKEGRLVTHGGRILGVTAIGGTLKEAIARAYRAVDKIHWEGAYWRTDIGRKALARGNA
- a CDS encoding 5-(carboxyamino)imidazole ribonucleotide mutase; translation: MMEGKVLILMGSASDAETMRATVEVLSGYGIPSEMTVTSAHRSPGRTRSLARSAEKEGFSVIIAGAGAAAHLAGCVAAETVLPVIGVPLAGSPLCGFDALLSTVQMPAGVPVATVAVGKAGARNAGHLAAQILSLSSPKLRAKIRAGRKAMADAVEKAAKRLP
- a CDS encoding threonylcarbamoyl-AMP synthase, translated to MPKPRLPGEVIASLRAGGVVIFPTDTLYGLGADPCSEAGLDRLFAAKVRDRGKPIPLLLSGGEQVDRWARHVPPAAARLMGRYWPGPLTLVLPADPGVHPAVTGGGDTVGLRVPDHPVPRALAAGLSGAITGTSANRSGNPGAWVSAEEIVREFTGEVDWVLWGGGAAGDGGRERGGNSPGSTVVRMIDDHPVLLREGVLPFRDIVEFLQRG